In Malus sylvestris chromosome 16, drMalSylv7.2, whole genome shotgun sequence, the following are encoded in one genomic region:
- the LOC126609171 gene encoding uncharacterized protein LOC126609171: MIQSSPYYPQSNGQEESSNKILVNIIKRMVIDSQEKWHEKLGNTLWAYRTSKRAGTGTTPYALTFGQDAVLPMEINVKIKSFNEGDLVWKIVLPLGAQLRGFGKWSPTWEGPFMISRVLDKGGYYLADLEGNWQKHPINVKFLKKFNSDVLRSIPSKCNGVSAGFPISSWIESDQVIGLCGQDELGRGSSGRVITIHDGEA; the protein is encoded by the exons atgatccagtccaGTCCTTACTACCCGCAGTCAAATGGCCAGGAAGAATCCAGCAACAAGATTTTGGtaaacattatcaaaagaatggtgatAGATAGTCAGGAAAAGTGGCATGAAAAGCTGGGGAatactttgtgggcatacagaaCTTCCAAGAGGGCAGGAACAGGGACAACGCCTTATGCGTTAAccttcgggcaagatgcagtgcttccCATGGAGATCAAT gtGAAGATAAAGTCTTTCAATGAAGGAGATTTGGTGTGGAAAATAGTCCTTCCTCTAGGAGCTCAGCTTAGGGGCTTTGGaaaatggagcccgacatgggaagggCCTTTCATGATTAGTCGAGTATTAGACAAAGGAGGATACTACTTGGCGGACCTCGAAGGGAATTGGCAgaaacatcccattaatgttaaattcttgaaaaa ATTCAATTCCGATGTGCTACGTTCGATTCCTTCCAAGTGCAATGGTGTCTCAGCTGGTTTTCCGATATCTTCATGGATAGAATCCgatcaggtgatcgggttgtgcggccaagaTGAGCTTGGTAGAGGATCCTCAGGCAGAGTCATCACCATACATGATGGTGAAGCCTGA
- the LOC126608982 gene encoding uncharacterized protein LOC126608982 encodes MPFPMKIQPIEIDSENLIEPARVDSMKPVFKSRLRRLFDRQFPSVLRISSAQEKPTATEPPSQQQNYNTSKDGATVAAVAEFEPSSVCLAKMVQNFIEESNEKQPPPKCGRNRCNCFHGNSNDSSDDELDIFGGGFGDSISSGSFGGDASDILKSLIPCVSVSERNLLADTARIVEANKNLKQKDDLRKIVADGLQSLGYESSTCKSKWEKSSSFPAGEYEYIDVMVEGDRLLIDIDFRSEFEVARSTGVYKAVLQSLPYIFVGKSDRLGQIVSIVSEAAKQSLKKKGMHFPPWRKAEYMRAKWLSPYTRNAVHRPENGTLPASETQVVISDGPTEADNLSDCGELELIFGESTSQPESHTPVPSPAGNSVPGEKVAVAVAWQPPAIKPKSVERGARIVTGLASLLKEKP; translated from the exons ATGCCATTTCCGATGAAGATCCAACCGATTGAAATCGATTCCGAGAATTTGATCGAGCCGGCCCGGGTCGACTCGATGAAACCGGTCTTCAAATCGCGGCTCAGAAGGCTCTTTGACCGGCAGTTCCCGAGCGTGCTTAGAATCTCTTCTGCGCAGGAGAAGCCGACTGCTACTGAGCCGCCGTCGCAGCAGCAGAACTACAATACCAGCAAGGATGGAGCAACCGTCGCTGCTGTGGCCGAGTTCGAGCCGAGCTCGGTTTGCTTGGCGAAGATGGTTCAGAATTTCATCGAAGAAAGCAACGAGAAGCAGCCGCCGCCGAAATGTGGCCGGAACCGCTGCAATTGCTTTCACGGTAACAGCAATGACAGCTCCGACGACGAGCTCGATATCTTCGGTGGAGGCTTCGGCGATTCAATCTCCTCCGGTTCGTTCGGTGGCGACGCCTCCGATATTTTAAAG AGTCTGATTCCATGCGTGAGCGTCTCGGAGAGAAACCTCCTGGCTGATACGGCGAGGATCGTCGAAGCAAACAAGAATCTCAAACAAAAAGACGATTTGAGGAAGATCGTCGCCGACGGACTGCAATCCCTTGGCTACGAATCCTCCACCTGCAAATCGAAATGGGAGAAGTCGTCGTCTTTCCCTGCCG GTGAGTACGAGTATATCGATGTGATGGTAGAGGGCGACAGGTTGTTGATTGACATCGATTTCCGATCGGAATTTGAGGTCGCTCGATCCACTGGGGTCTACAAAGCCGTCCTCCAATCGCTGCCCTACATTTTCGTCGGAAAATCGGACCGTCTCGGCCAGATCGTCTCCATCGTATCGGAGGCAGCCAAACAGAGCCTGAAGAAGAAAGGCATGCACTTCCCTCCGTGGCGGAAAGCCGAGTACATGCGCGCCAAGTGGCTCTCTCCTTACACCCGAAATGCCGTTCACCGTCCCGAAAACGGCACCCTTCCCGCGTCGGAGACCCAAGTGGTAATCTCTGACGGTCCGACCGAGGCCGACAATCTCAGCGATTGCGGTGAACTCGAGTTGATCTTCGGTGAAAGCACATCGCAGCCTGAGAGCCATACTCCAGTCCCGTCGCCGGCCGGGAATTCCGTTCCAGGCGAGaaggtggcggtggcggtggcgtGGCAGCCACCGGCGATAAAGCCGAAGAGCGTTGAGAGAGGGGCGAGGATAGTTACCGGGTTGGCATCGCTGCTCAAGGAGAAACCTTGA
- the LOC126609172 gene encoding uncharacterized protein LOC126609172 — translation MDVAQQRWVKPHFRTIKVNCDGAWCKRTNRGGIGWVARDFAGIFQCAGGFERVQLEIDSKVLVKMLNGVLVSEASMEGILWDILHLRQQVCSVEFLFSPHACNEVAHHVASFAMRMEGNNCGLALSRTGCSIFWRRM, via the exons ATGGATGTGGCGCAGCAAAGGTGGGTTAAGCCTCATTTTCGAACTATTAAGGTTAATTGTGATGGGGCTTGGTGTAAGCGAACGAATAGGGGTGGTATTGGATGGGTTGCAAGGGATTTTGCTGGCATTTTTCAATGTGCAGGAG GATTTGAGCGTGTTCAGTTGGAGATAGATTCAAAGGTTTTGGTGAAGATGCTGAATGGTGTCTTGGTTTCGGAGGCATCAATGGAGGGTATTCTATGGGATATTCTTCATCTTCGACAACAAGTGTGTTCtgttgagtttttgttttctcctCATGCCTGTAATGAGGTTGCGCATCATGTGGCTTCTTTTGCCATGCGTATGGAGGGCAACAATTGTGGATTGGCTTTGAGCCGGACTGGTTGTTCAATATTCTGGCGTCGGATGTAA